One genomic region from Clostridia bacterium encodes:
- a CDS encoding trimeric intracellular cation channel family protein: MIVNEQVVVNTLLVAFDLGGTFVFALSGATAGVKHRLDLFGVLVLSFAAGNSGGIARDVMIGAVPPAAISYWPYIAVSLVAGLITFYWYRIINRLRSPVLVFDAAGLALFAVSGASKALAFHSGPFAALLLGMLTGIGGGMVRDALLSEIPTVLRTELYAVAAFVGAGVVVIGRMLHLSSSGVAIAGAALCFGLRFMAMHRGWHLPTARLPKQSDEETSADLNRTTNSMRH; this comes from the coding sequence ATGATCGTCAACGAACAAGTCGTTGTCAACACGCTGCTGGTCGCTTTCGACCTTGGCGGCACCTTCGTTTTCGCGCTCAGCGGCGCCACGGCCGGGGTCAAGCACAGGCTCGATCTCTTCGGGGTTTTGGTCTTGTCTTTCGCTGCGGGCAACTCGGGTGGGATCGCCCGCGATGTGATGATTGGGGCGGTTCCGCCAGCCGCCATAAGCTATTGGCCGTACATCGCGGTCTCACTTGTTGCCGGGTTGATTACGTTCTACTGGTATCGAATTATCAACCGGCTGCGTAGTCCCGTGCTGGTGTTCGATGCCGCAGGATTAGCCCTCTTTGCGGTTTCTGGCGCCAGTAAGGCGCTGGCCTTTCACTCCGGCCCGTTTGCGGCTTTGTTGCTTGGCATGCTCACCGGAATCGGCGGCGGCATGGTGCGCGATGCGCTTCTGAGTGAAATACCCACCGTGTTGCGCACCGAGCTTTATGCGGTTGCGGCCTTCGTTGGCGCAGGTGTGGTGGTAATTGGAAGGATGCTGCATCTGTCGTCTTCCGGGGTGGCCATAGCCGGCGCGGCACTCTGCTTTGGACTCCGGTTTATGGCCATGCATCGAGGCTGGCATCTTCCGACCGCCCGCTTGCCAAAACAATCGGACGAAGAAACGAGTGCTGATCTCAACCGCACCACAAACTCAATGAGGCACTAG
- a CDS encoding MFS transporter, which yields MTAIGSEAEEFRGNDRVLFGIILGVITFWLFAQTTLNIAPDMGRDLGLGASTMNTAVAITALFSGIFIVVMGGLADRVGRVRIVRIGFYLSIVGSLLVGLAPAGRWASSFLLTGRAVQGLSGACIMPASLALVKTYWDGAARQRAVSLWSIGSWGGSGLCALFGGLVTQSLGWRYIFFASVVAALLGLVLMRGTPESRATNNATYRFDFAGVITFMVAMVALQIVVTQGNKFGWTSLPVLVLIAVALVTGVLFVRVETRTSAAFVDFSLFSNSTYTGATVSNFLLNAVAGTLIVSLELVQLGGNMTAKQAGMLTLGYAVAIISFIRVGEKLLQRFGARKPMIWGCLITGLAILFLSPANLLLKDYRILAIIGYTLYGTGLAFYATPSTDAALSNLPEGQAGAGSGIYKMASSLGAAFGVAISATIFTALSSGTDSARWMEGVITFYGRQDNPAVRAAAMIALMFNLLMVGVAILSIMLTIPGGKKAH from the coding sequence GTGACAGCAATAGGCAGCGAAGCCGAGGAGTTTCGAGGCAACGATCGTGTGCTCTTCGGTATCATTCTTGGCGTCATCACGTTCTGGCTGTTCGCCCAGACTACGTTGAACATCGCCCCTGATATGGGGCGCGATCTGGGTCTCGGTGCCAGCACAATGAACACCGCGGTAGCGATTACTGCGCTCTTCTCGGGCATCTTCATCGTGGTTATGGGCGGCCTCGCCGACCGCGTCGGCCGTGTTCGCATCGTGCGGATTGGGTTCTATCTGAGTATCGTCGGCTCACTCTTGGTAGGACTCGCCCCTGCCGGCCGGTGGGCCTCGTCGTTTCTGCTGACAGGGCGGGCAGTGCAGGGATTGTCCGGAGCCTGCATTATGCCGGCTAGCCTGGCGTTGGTGAAAACCTACTGGGACGGCGCCGCGCGGCAGCGGGCGGTCAGCCTATGGTCGATCGGTTCCTGGGGTGGATCGGGTCTATGTGCATTATTCGGCGGGCTAGTAACCCAGAGCCTCGGCTGGCGCTACATCTTCTTCGCTTCTGTTGTGGCTGCGTTACTCGGTCTCGTGTTGATGAGAGGCACTCCCGAGAGCCGGGCGACGAATAATGCAACCTATCGCTTCGATTTTGCCGGTGTAATCACTTTTATGGTCGCGATGGTTGCCTTGCAGATTGTCGTCACACAAGGGAACAAGTTCGGGTGGACCAGTCTACCAGTGCTTGTCCTGATCGCGGTCGCTCTGGTAACGGGCGTTTTATTCGTTCGCGTCGAGACACGAACCTCCGCCGCCTTCGTCGATTTTTCACTCTTTTCCAATTCGACCTACACAGGTGCCACCGTTTCCAACTTTCTCCTCAACGCCGTGGCCGGCACACTGATCGTGTCCCTGGAACTAGTCCAGCTTGGCGGTAACATGACCGCGAAGCAAGCTGGCATGCTCACGCTCGGCTACGCTGTTGCGATCATCTCTTTCATTCGCGTGGGGGAAAAGCTCTTGCAGCGTTTTGGTGCGCGGAAGCCGATGATCTGGGGTTGTCTCATCACGGGCCTGGCGATCCTGTTTCTTTCGCCAGCAAACCTGCTGCTAAAGGATTACAGAATCTTGGCGATCATTGGCTACACGCTGTACGGAACAGGCTTGGCGTTCTACGCCACGCCTTCGACCGACGCCGCACTATCCAACCTTCCGGAAGGCCAGGCAGGAGCCGGGTCTGGCATCTACAAGATGGCTTCCTCGCTCGGGGCTGCGTTCGGGGTTGCGATCTCAGCGACGATCTTCACCGCCCTCAGCAGCGGTACCGACAGCGCACGTTGGATGGAAGGGGTTATCACCTTTTATGGCCGCCAGGACAACCCAGCAGTTCGTGCGGCGGCGATGATCGCGCTGATGTTCAACCTACTCATGGTAGGCGTCGCTATCCTGTCCATCATGTTGACGATCCCCGGCGGCAAGAAGGCGCACTGA
- a CDS encoding 2-oxoglutarate dehydrogenase E1 component: MTNSFQEHFTLQAQAFPTAEIVGSENEVRERVFDAFRRWGYLESDLDPLGYFPRELHPELHVAGDIADQARRIYCGTIGAEFMHIYDAERRRWIQDQLEREAPAFNREAFLDRLVEADLFEQVVQNLYIGTKRFSLEGNTSLIPLLDIILVAGVELGAEEFVMAMSHRGRLNVVRHIVGRPAEEIFANFEDVDPRSVLGGGDVKYHQGATGSREINGKDIRIHLVSNPSHLEAVDPVCEGRVRAKQTRRGKDGKRQTLPVIMHGDSAFAGQGVWAETLNMSQLRGYTVGGTVNIIVNNLIGFTTNPSESQSSRFASDVAKRLQIPILHVNAEDPEAVARVARIATAYRYTFGSDVVIDLIGYRRHGHSEVDDPTITQPLMYKRIKAHAPLYEIYAKKLGVDPKPKMEQVRTELQGAQKQAQQMTRKPMLYTLPSYWDNYEGGLYEPSYEVNTGVVREELADLAEKLTQYPADFHIHPKVKKLLEQRAEMAQGKRPVDYGMAEALALASLAVQGTPIRISGQDSRRGTFNHRHSALIDTENEREYVPLCHLDAKQARVEIYNSELSEAAVMGFEYGFSRDYPEALVVWEAQFGDFANGGQIIIDQFITAGEEKWGLLSGLVLLLPHGYEGQGPEHSSARIERYLQLCARDNMQVCQPSSAAQYFHLLRRQVMRRWRKPLVVFTPKSMLRHPEAASSIDALGTPQFQNVMLDTEVEKPTRVLMCTGKLGHELRMERKRRKDTETAIVFLDQMYPFPEREIKSMLKQYGDAREIIWVQEEPANMGALFFVLPRLRRLAAGRPVRSIKRAAAASPATGSAKAHEMEQHTLISLAFGS; encoded by the coding sequence GTGACAAATTCATTTCAGGAGCACTTTACATTGCAGGCGCAAGCCTTCCCTACCGCAGAAATTGTAGGTTCTGAAAACGAAGTACGCGAACGGGTCTTCGACGCGTTCCGCCGTTGGGGCTACCTGGAATCCGATCTCGACCCGCTCGGGTATTTTCCGCGCGAGCTTCACCCAGAACTTCACGTCGCCGGCGATATCGCCGATCAGGCTCGCAGAATTTATTGCGGTACGATCGGAGCCGAGTTCATGCACATCTACGACGCGGAGCGTCGCCGGTGGATACAGGACCAGCTAGAGCGCGAAGCACCTGCGTTCAATCGTGAGGCATTTCTCGATCGCCTCGTGGAAGCCGATCTCTTTGAGCAGGTCGTGCAAAACCTCTATATCGGCACGAAACGCTTTTCGCTCGAAGGCAACACATCACTGATCCCGCTGCTCGATATCATCCTTGTCGCTGGAGTGGAACTGGGCGCTGAAGAGTTCGTCATGGCGATGAGCCATCGCGGACGGCTGAACGTGGTGAGACATATCGTAGGGCGTCCGGCAGAAGAGATTTTCGCAAATTTCGAAGATGTTGATCCCCGCAGCGTGCTCGGTGGCGGAGATGTGAAGTACCACCAGGGCGCAACGGGAAGCCGCGAAATCAACGGAAAGGATATCCGTATCCACCTGGTCTCCAACCCGAGCCACCTGGAAGCCGTGGACCCGGTCTGCGAAGGACGCGTGCGCGCCAAGCAGACGCGGCGCGGAAAGGACGGGAAGCGCCAGACGCTGCCGGTGATCATGCACGGCGACTCCGCTTTTGCTGGACAAGGTGTGTGGGCCGAAACGCTGAACATGAGCCAGCTTCGCGGCTACACGGTCGGCGGCACGGTCAACATCATCGTCAATAATCTGATCGGCTTTACAACGAATCCCAGCGAGTCGCAATCGTCGCGCTTCGCCTCCGACGTGGCCAAGCGCTTACAGATTCCCATCTTGCACGTAAACGCGGAAGACCCGGAGGCAGTTGCGCGCGTGGCGCGCATCGCCACCGCGTACCGGTACACCTTCGGCTCGGACGTGGTGATCGATCTAATCGGTTACCGCCGTCACGGCCATAGCGAAGTAGACGATCCGACGATCACGCAGCCGCTGATGTACAAGCGCATCAAGGCACACGCGCCGCTGTATGAAATTTACGCGAAGAAGCTCGGCGTTGATCCCAAGCCAAAGATGGAGCAGGTGAGGACCGAACTGCAAGGCGCACAGAAGCAGGCGCAGCAGATGACGCGCAAGCCCATGCTCTACACGCTGCCTTCCTATTGGGACAACTACGAGGGCGGTTTGTACGAGCCATCGTACGAAGTGAATACCGGGGTTGTGCGGGAGGAACTCGCAGACCTGGCCGAAAAGCTTACGCAGTATCCTGCGGATTTCCATATCCATCCCAAGGTGAAGAAGCTGCTAGAGCAGCGTGCGGAAATGGCGCAAGGCAAGCGCCCGGTGGATTACGGCATGGCGGAAGCGCTGGCTCTGGCTTCGCTGGCCGTACAGGGCACGCCGATTCGCATCAGCGGACAGGACAGCCGCCGCGGCACATTCAATCATCGACACTCGGCTCTCATCGACACCGAAAATGAGCGCGAGTATGTTCCGCTCTGCCATCTGGATGCGAAGCAGGCACGGGTAGAAATCTATAACTCCGAGCTTTCGGAAGCCGCCGTGATGGGCTTCGAATACGGCTTCAGTCGAGACTATCCGGAAGCGCTCGTGGTTTGGGAAGCGCAGTTCGGCGACTTCGCCAACGGCGGGCAAATCATCATCGACCAGTTCATCACGGCCGGCGAAGAGAAGTGGGGCCTGCTGTCCGGCCTCGTGCTGCTATTGCCGCACGGCTACGAAGGCCAGGGACCGGAGCACTCCAGCGCGCGCATCGAACGGTATCTACAGCTTTGCGCGCGAGACAATATGCAAGTGTGCCAGCCATCGTCTGCCGCGCAGTACTTCCACTTGCTACGCCGCCAGGTGATGCGCCGGTGGCGTAAGCCGCTCGTGGTTTTTACACCGAAGAGCATGTTGCGGCATCCAGAGGCCGCAAGCAGCATAGATGCGCTGGGCACGCCACAGTTCCAGAACGTTATGCTCGATACCGAAGTGGAGAAGCCCACGCGCGTGCTGATGTGTACGGGCAAACTGGGCCACGAGCTCCGCATGGAACGCAAGCGCCGCAAGGATACCGAGACGGCCATCGTCTTCCTCGACCAGATGTACCCGTTCCCGGAGCGCGAGATCAAGTCAATGCTCAAGCAATATGGCGATGCGCGCGAAATCATCTGGGTACAGGAAGAGCCGGCCAACATGGGAGCTCTCTTCTTTGTACTGCCTCGCCTACGCAGACTGGCTGCGGGACGTCCGGTACGCTCGATAAAACGTGCAGCTGCCGCCAGCCCCGCAACGGGCTCGGCCAAAGCGCATGAGATGGAACAGCATACCCTGATCTCGCTGGCTTTCGGCAGCTAG
- a CDS encoding FtsX-like permease family protein, giving the protein MKTYDLVELATRNLRESKLRNSLTTLGIAVGVASLVAMLSLGVGLQQLANSRLSRSGLFDTVFVTSSQDDRGVNSSEDREREKASVPDRALDDSARADIQRITAVTEVAPEIRVIAELAYNGKNRSAFIGGLPFSARENDAFENMQGKFFSGPMANEVILQKEFAQALDPNPQNLIGKQITLRYAERRPGETAGQESASPDATAQGDMNQGDMNEDTSFSVVRREQPLTIVGVIESEPFGGLRMISRARAFLPTDTANNLNMMQFSDVRNAMRARPTGKLYTMLAVRVSTPGHVQQVQDAIKKMGFRTYSILDATKSLRRFFAIFDMFLGIFGSLALAVASLAIINTLVMAVLERRREIGVMKALGASDVDVKKLFFAEAGSMGIVGGTLGVLLGWLMGRAINFGTNLYLTRHDLPPENIWAVPWWLVGSAIGFAVLVSLLAGLYPAARAAKLDPIKALRYE; this is encoded by the coding sequence ATGAAAACCTATGACCTGGTGGAATTGGCAACCCGCAATCTCCGCGAATCCAAGCTGCGCAATTCGCTGACCACGCTCGGCATCGCCGTCGGCGTCGCTTCCCTCGTGGCCATGCTGTCGCTTGGAGTGGGGCTCCAGCAGCTTGCCAACAGCCGCCTGAGCCGCTCCGGCCTCTTCGATACCGTCTTTGTTACTTCGTCGCAGGATGATCGCGGCGTAAACAGCAGTGAAGATCGTGAGCGCGAAAAGGCCAGCGTGCCCGACCGCGCCCTCGACGACTCTGCGCGCGCCGATATCCAGCGCATCACAGCCGTGACCGAGGTTGCCCCGGAGATCCGCGTTATCGCCGAGTTGGCGTACAACGGCAAGAACCGCTCCGCATTCATCGGTGGGCTGCCGTTCTCCGCCCGCGAAAACGACGCCTTCGAGAACATGCAGGGCAAGTTCTTTTCCGGCCCAATGGCGAATGAAGTCATCCTGCAGAAGGAATTCGCGCAGGCTCTCGATCCGAATCCGCAGAACCTGATCGGCAAGCAGATCACGCTCCGCTACGCCGAACGCAGGCCGGGCGAGACGGCCGGGCAGGAAAGCGCTTCGCCGGATGCGACGGCACAGGGCGACATGAACCAGGGCGACATGAACGAAGACACATCGTTCTCTGTCGTGCGTCGGGAGCAGCCGCTAACCATCGTCGGCGTCATCGAGAGCGAGCCGTTCGGCGGCCTGCGCATGATCTCGCGCGCACGAGCATTCCTGCCGACCGATACCGCCAATAACCTGAACATGATGCAGTTTTCCGACGTGCGCAACGCCATGCGCGCCAGGCCAACCGGGAAGCTGTACACCATGCTCGCCGTGCGCGTCTCCACGCCCGGCCATGTTCAGCAGGTGCAGGACGCGATAAAGAAGATGGGCTTTCGCACCTACTCCATCCTCGACGCCACGAAGAGCCTGCGACGCTTCTTCGCCATCTTCGATATGTTCCTTGGCATCTTCGGGTCGCTCGCCCTCGCCGTCGCTTCGCTGGCAATCATCAATACGCTGGTCATGGCGGTGCTCGAACGCCGCCGCGAGATCGGCGTGATGAAAGCTCTTGGAGCGAGCGATGTCGATGTGAAGAAGTTGTTCTTTGCCGAAGCTGGAAGCATGGGAATCGTAGGCGGCACGCTCGGCGTTCTGCTTGGATGGCTCATGGGGAGGGCCATCAATTTCGGCACCAACTTATATCTAACGCGACACGATCTGCCGCCCGAGAACATTTGGGCTGTGCCGTGGTGGCTCGTCGGCAGCGCCATAGGATTCGCCGTGCTGGTGAGCCTGCTCGCAGGACTCTACCCGGCTGCAAGGGCAGCAAAGCTGGATCCAATCAAAGCGCTGAGATACGAATGA
- a CDS encoding ABC transporter ATP-binding protein — MTSFQTSIVTAVAVRALDVSRQYEMGDSVIRAIDGISIDVQGGEFLALLGSSGSGKSTLLNLIAGLDRPTAGSIVVNGRDLAQMTSAELAEYRRNTVGMVFQSFNLIPTMTLAENVELPMRFAEVERPERAARTAEALTRVGLGRRMDHRPTELSGGEQQRAAIARALVNRPSLLLADEPTGNLDSRTGQEIMEIMGELNQFGMTVIMVTHERPLADRYASRQVFLADGKLVNNGQEVRQ; from the coding sequence ATGACATCTTTTCAAACCTCCATTGTTACTGCCGTCGCGGTCCGCGCGCTGGACGTATCACGCCAATATGAGATGGGCGACTCCGTTATCCGAGCGATCGACGGCATTTCGATCGATGTGCAGGGTGGCGAGTTTCTCGCGCTGCTCGGCAGTTCCGGTTCGGGCAAGTCAACCCTGCTGAACCTGATCGCCGGATTGGATCGGCCCACGGCCGGCTCCATCGTTGTCAACGGACGCGACCTCGCGCAGATGACCTCTGCAGAACTTGCCGAATACCGGCGAAACACTGTCGGCATGGTCTTTCAGTCCTTCAACCTCATCCCGACCATGACTCTGGCGGAGAACGTCGAGCTGCCCATGCGCTTCGCGGAAGTCGAGCGCCCCGAGCGTGCCGCGCGAACCGCAGAGGCGTTGACCCGCGTAGGCCTTGGGCGTCGCATGGACCATCGGCCAACGGAACTCTCCGGAGGTGAGCAGCAGCGCGCTGCCATCGCACGCGCCCTCGTCAACCGGCCCTCGCTGTTGCTGGCCGACGAGCCCACCGGCAATCTCGACAGCCGCACCGGGCAGGAGATCATGGAGATTATGGGCGAACTGAATCAGTTCGGCATGACCGTGATCATGGTGACCCATGAGCGCCCGCTTGCCGACCGCTACGCTTCGCGCCAGGTTTTTCTGGCTGACGGCAAACTGGTGAACAACGGCCAGGAGGTGCGGCAATGA
- a CDS encoding DUF1572 domain-containing protein, with the protein MGLKLTTSYLEDSLSLFRYYKKLAEGAMQQVTDEQLVAVVDPEMNSIAVIVKHMAGNMRSRWTDFLTSDGEKPNRNRDSEFVEPPSGREELMSMWESGWNCLFSALEPLFPKDIKRTVFIRGEAHSVMQAVNRQIAHYAYHCGQIVFLAKHFQHSHWNPLSVPRGQSSTFNQKIESGEASQR; encoded by the coding sequence ATGGGATTGAAGTTGACGACATCGTATCTTGAGGATTCGTTGTCCCTCTTTCGCTACTACAAAAAGTTGGCGGAAGGGGCGATGCAACAGGTAACAGACGAGCAACTCGTCGCAGTGGTAGACCCGGAGATGAACTCCATCGCCGTGATCGTCAAGCATATGGCCGGGAACATGCGCTCTCGTTGGACAGACTTCCTCACCAGCGACGGGGAGAAACCCAATCGCAACCGCGATAGCGAGTTCGTGGAACCGCCATCAGGCCGCGAAGAGTTGATGAGTATGTGGGAGTCGGGCTGGAATTGCCTGTTCTCTGCGCTTGAACCGCTCTTCCCGAAGGACATAAAGCGCACGGTGTTCATCCGGGGCGAGGCACACTCGGTGATGCAGGCCGTGAATCGGCAGATTGCTCATTACGCGTATCACTGCGGACAAATCGTGTTTTTGGCCAAGCACTTTCAACACTCCCACTGGAATCCCTTAAGCGTGCCACGCGGCCAATCCTCAACGTTCAATCAGAAAATAGAATCAGGCGAAGCCAGCCAGCGATAA
- a CDS encoding M20 family metallopeptidase, translating into MKNSATVLANLDDLLPGLESVYKDLHASPELSMQETRTAGIAADRLRAAGYEVTAAVGKTGVIGLLRNGEGPVVMLRADMDALPVQEATGLPYASKVTATDSTGKSVPVMHACGHDMHVTWLIGAATLFAKSRDAWKGTLMAVFQPAEETAAGAQAMIDDGLFQRFPKPSIILGQHVMVGSSGDIGTRSGVITSAGDSFQIRMFGRGAHGSMPQSSIDPVVMAAATVLRLQTIVSRELAPSDAAVVTVGSLQAGAKENVIPDEAVIKLNVRTFDEDVRKRVLVAIERIVNAEAEASRAPKKPEITRLDRYAFVKNDPESTRRAVDAFRSYFAAERVKETQPTTASEDFGSFGTEWQVPSVFWFVGGTDPETYAKARKSGTIADIPTNHNPRFAPVIHPTLQTGVEALVVAAQAWLST; encoded by the coding sequence ATGAAAAATTCCGCCACTGTACTTGCAAATCTCGACGATTTGCTCCCCGGCTTGGAGTCCGTCTACAAAGACCTTCATGCTAGTCCCGAACTGTCGATGCAGGAAACACGGACGGCTGGCATCGCGGCGGACCGCCTTCGTGCTGCCGGTTACGAAGTGACCGCCGCCGTCGGAAAGACTGGCGTTATCGGTTTGCTGCGCAATGGCGAAGGTCCGGTGGTCATGCTTCGCGCCGACATGGACGCGCTTCCGGTTCAGGAAGCCACGGGCCTGCCCTACGCGAGTAAGGTGACGGCCACCGATAGCACCGGGAAGAGTGTGCCCGTCATGCACGCCTGCGGTCACGACATGCATGTTACCTGGCTGATAGGCGCAGCCACTCTGTTTGCGAAGTCTCGTGATGCGTGGAAGGGCACGCTGATGGCGGTTTTCCAACCAGCGGAGGAAACGGCAGCGGGTGCGCAGGCAATGATCGATGACGGGCTCTTTCAGCGCTTCCCGAAACCGAGCATCATATTGGGTCAGCACGTCATGGTCGGTTCCTCAGGCGACATTGGCACTCGCTCCGGCGTGATCACCTCTGCGGGAGACAGCTTCCAAATCCGAATGTTCGGTCGAGGAGCTCACGGCTCGATGCCTCAGTCGAGCATTGATCCGGTTGTTATGGCCGCTGCTACCGTCCTTCGCCTGCAAACGATTGTGTCGCGTGAACTCGCTCCCTCCGACGCTGCGGTCGTTACCGTCGGCTCGCTTCAGGCCGGCGCAAAGGAAAATGTGATTCCCGACGAAGCAGTCATAAAACTGAACGTACGAACTTTCGATGAAGATGTCAGAAAACGGGTACTCGTTGCAATCGAACGCATTGTCAATGCCGAAGCCGAAGCATCGAGAGCGCCCAAAAAGCCCGAGATCACTCGGCTCGACCGCTACGCATTTGTGAAGAATGATCCAGAGTCAACAAGACGTGCGGTTGACGCATTTCGAAGCTATTTCGCAGCGGAGCGCGTGAAAGAAACCCAACCAACTACCGCGAGCGAAGATTTTGGCTCTTTTGGAACTGAGTGGCAGGTCCCGTCTGTATTCTGGTTTGTGGGCGGGACCGATCCTGAGACGTATGCTAAGGCTAGGAAGTCGGGCACCATCGCCGACATCCCAACCAATCACAACCCGCGCTTCGCACCAGTCATCCATCCAACTTTGCAGACAGGCGTGGAGGCGCTGGTGGTTGCCGCTCAGGCTTGGCTATCAACCTAG
- a CDS encoding Ig-like domain-containing protein yields MKPWITCVIVATALVISCTHKSKGPAQPTATAHGTAIVESSGGKQVAGVGSPLDQPVVVQVNDKDNNPVPGAPVRFSGPAETVFTPAEGVTDSSGQFSTNIYLGGSSGRYRLTASTWDSSGKRIDVQLEEVALGYQQMLGHELNEEYCARCHDSESTALRVSNHDNLGANARPFTEGDPFNKLSDADLTDLIAHGGVALGRSAEMPPWGYTLTNSDIAALVSYIRAVSDPPYRTKGVVYVQK; encoded by the coding sequence ATGAAACCGTGGATCACTTGCGTCATCGTCGCAACCGCGCTCGTTATCAGTTGCACCCACAAAAGCAAAGGCCCGGCGCAGCCCACGGCGACCGCGCACGGTACGGCTATCGTCGAATCCAGCGGAGGCAAGCAGGTTGCTGGGGTAGGTAGCCCGCTCGATCAGCCAGTGGTAGTGCAGGTCAACGACAAGGACAACAATCCGGTCCCCGGGGCACCCGTGCGCTTTAGCGGTCCTGCGGAAACAGTGTTCACGCCGGCTGAAGGAGTTACCGATTCAAGCGGCCAGTTCTCGACGAACATTTACCTGGGAGGCTCCTCCGGACGATACCGGCTCACTGCTTCTACTTGGGACAGCTCGGGAAAGCGAATTGATGTTCAACTCGAGGAAGTCGCACTCGGTTACCAGCAAATGCTCGGGCACGAACTGAACGAGGAATACTGCGCACGCTGTCACGACTCGGAATCGACCGCACTGCGGGTTTCCAATCACGATAACCTCGGTGCCAACGCGCGCCCATTCACCGAGGGCGACCCCTTCAATAAACTGAGTGACGCAGATCTGACCGATCTGATAGCGCACGGAGGCGTCGCACTGGGCCGCTCGGCCGAGATGCCGCCGTGGGGATACACCTTGACGAACTCCGATATTGCCGCGCTGGTCAGCTACATTCGCGCGGTTTCCGATCCGCCTTACCGGACGAAAGGTGTGGTTTATGTGCAGAAGTAA
- a CDS encoding alpha/beta hydrolase-fold protein, with the protein MRSLRFILALAIVTALAPLSQAASRVDCTALKSTILNRSVPYCVMLPPSYDQDKTRRYPVLYYLHGLGDNEQSLVNGGGWNLYEDLLAQNKVGEYIIVTPNGFRSFYINSKDGKFLYEDFFIKEFLPAIERKYRVRVGRGGRGIMGVSMGGYGAFHYAFKYPQKFISVSGHMSALRETPPPSLDGTPDARLLGVVFGTPFDPSYYKNNSPFTLVRNAPLAALKGMSIYFDAGSNDDYNFDAGAEALHKLLVQRGVKHEFHIYPGGHSWAFMAEHFGASLELHSRAFGLTK; encoded by the coding sequence TTGCGATCACTCCGATTCATTCTCGCACTGGCAATCGTCACTGCGCTTGCGCCGTTAAGCCAAGCCGCTTCCAGGGTGGATTGCACTGCGCTCAAGAGCACGATCCTCAATCGCTCTGTGCCGTACTGCGTCATGTTGCCGCCCAGCTACGACCAGGACAAGACACGACGCTATCCTGTGCTTTATTACCTGCACGGGCTCGGGGACAATGAGCAGTCGTTGGTGAACGGCGGCGGGTGGAACCTCTACGAAGATCTGCTCGCGCAAAATAAGGTTGGCGAGTACATCATCGTCACACCCAACGGCTTCCGCAGCTTCTATATCAATTCCAAAGATGGCAAGTTTCTATACGAAGACTTCTTTATAAAGGAATTCCTCCCTGCGATTGAGCGGAAGTACCGGGTACGCGTCGGGCGCGGAGGGCGCGGGATCATGGGCGTCTCGATGGGTGGCTACGGAGCGTTCCACTACGCGTTCAAGTATCCGCAGAAGTTCATCTCCGTGAGCGGACATATGTCGGCCCTGCGGGAAACGCCGCCGCCAAGCCTGGACGGCACGCCGGACGCGCGCCTGCTCGGCGTGGTGTTTGGAACGCCATTCGACCCGTCTTATTACAAGAACAACAGTCCATTCACACTGGTCCGCAATGCGCCGCTTGCAGCGCTGAAGGGCATGAGCATCTATTTCGATGCCGGCAGCAATGACGACTACAACTTTGACGCCGGCGCGGAAGCCCTGCACAAGCTCCTCGTTCAGCGCGGAGTGAAGCATGAGTTTCACATCTATCCCGGCGGACACTCGTGGGCTTTCATGGCCGAACACTTCGGTGCGTCTCTTGAGTTGCACTCGCGCGCCTTCGGTCTGACGAAATAG